The following proteins are co-located in the Patescibacteria group bacterium genome:
- the recG gene encoding ATP-dependent DNA helicase RecG, which produces MAIHLKDTIASIATIGAAKAKDFARLGINTLHEALFDFPFRYDDLSHAVVIADVKPGQKVTVQGTIMNIENRQSQKSRKMMVTEAIIEDGTGAIKGVWFHQGFLTKVLKPGQIISMAGKVDDRYGLSLVNPAYEVVGSGKIGKETGRIVPIYKLTGALTQKVRRKVAEASLGAVKEVEEWMPDKIVSEVELMGLHGAITELHFPSTTEEKDKALRRLKFDEFFLHQLLHAKSRRELKMRKAPKVPFNEAYMKELVAGLPFELTGAQKKAVWAIIKDMNRPEPMNRLLEGDVGSGKTVVAALVACNAQKDGWQTAMLAPTEILAEQHAQTLQKLFGSRLTIALYTRTKRRVGGKEVTKAQLLSALKNGGAQFVVGTHALLTQDVLFDRLGLIVVDEQHRFGVKQRQALKDKQGDQDGIPHLLSMTATPIPRSLALVLYGDLDRSILNEYPAGRKPILTEVVELGREEPIYQMMREQMNEGRQIFVVCPLIEESDALGVNSVHEVYKEFMLEAFRGYKVSMLHGRMKTAEKDAVMREFAEGRSNMLISTTVVEVGVDVPNATVMYVEGAERFGLAQLHQLRGRVGRGEHQSYCYLHPSGMLGDVARERMKAIEGSQDGFDLAERDLQLRGPGSVFGTNQSGFDQFKLGTMNDIDLMSFAKDFSKELLDESPDLTNYPKLRERLYEYVDEVHFE; this is translated from the coding sequence GCTCTTTGATTTTCCGTTTCGTTACGATGACCTCTCGCACGCGGTCGTTATTGCCGACGTGAAGCCTGGCCAGAAGGTGACGGTTCAGGGCACGATCATGAATATCGAGAACCGCCAGAGTCAGAAGTCTCGAAAGATGATGGTGACGGAAGCGATTATCGAGGACGGCACTGGCGCGATTAAAGGCGTGTGGTTTCATCAAGGTTTTTTAACTAAGGTTTTGAAGCCGGGTCAAATTATTTCCATGGCCGGTAAGGTGGATGATCGCTACGGGCTCTCGCTCGTAAACCCAGCGTATGAGGTGGTTGGCAGTGGAAAAATCGGCAAAGAAACCGGCCGGATTGTTCCGATTTATAAATTGACCGGTGCGTTGACACAAAAGGTTCGTAGAAAGGTGGCTGAGGCCTCTCTTGGTGCGGTGAAAGAGGTTGAGGAATGGATGCCTGACAAGATCGTGTCCGAGGTTGAGCTCATGGGACTCCACGGAGCCATTACTGAGCTCCATTTTCCGTCGACGACTGAAGAAAAAGACAAAGCGCTGCGCCGATTAAAATTCGACGAGTTTTTCTTGCACCAATTACTCCATGCCAAGAGCCGTCGAGAATTGAAAATGCGCAAGGCGCCAAAGGTTCCGTTCAACGAGGCGTACATGAAGGAACTCGTCGCTGGGTTGCCTTTTGAGCTCACCGGCGCGCAGAAGAAAGCGGTCTGGGCGATTATTAAGGACATGAACCGCCCGGAACCGATGAACCGTCTCCTGGAAGGTGACGTAGGCAGTGGTAAGACGGTGGTGGCCGCGCTGGTTGCTTGTAACGCGCAGAAAGACGGTTGGCAGACGGCTATGCTGGCGCCCACGGAAATCCTGGCTGAACAACACGCCCAGACTTTGCAGAAGCTATTTGGTAGCAGACTAACGATCGCGCTTTATACGAGGACAAAGCGTCGCGTGGGCGGTAAAGAGGTGACAAAAGCACAGCTACTTTCAGCGCTTAAAAACGGGGGAGCGCAATTTGTGGTCGGCACGCACGCCTTGCTAACGCAGGACGTACTTTTCGATCGCCTCGGACTTATCGTCGTCGATGAACAACACCGCTTTGGTGTGAAACAGCGCCAAGCGCTCAAGGACAAACAGGGTGACCAGGATGGCATCCCGCATCTTCTTTCGATGACTGCTACGCCGATCCCTCGCTCTCTTGCTCTCGTGCTTTACGGCGATCTCGACCGTTCTATTTTGAACGAGTACCCGGCTGGCCGTAAGCCGATTTTGACGGAAGTTGTCGAGCTCGGCCGTGAGGAGCCCATTTATCAAATGATGCGCGAGCAGATGAATGAAGGTCGGCAGATTTTTGTGGTCTGTCCTTTGATCGAGGAATCCGACGCGCTCGGTGTGAACTCGGTTCATGAGGTGTACAAGGAATTCATGCTTGAGGCTTTCCGTGGCTACAAGGTCTCCATGTTGCACGGTCGAATGAAGACGGCAGAGAAGGATGCTGTTATGCGTGAGTTCGCCGAGGGGAGATCCAACATGCTTATCTCGACGACTGTGGTCGAGGTTGGTGTGGACGTGCCGAACGCCACGGTCATGTACGTGGAAGGTGCCGAGCGTTTCGGTCTGGCTCAGCTCCACCAGCTCCGCGGACGCGTTGGTCGTGGCGAACATCAGAGCTATTGTTATCTGCATCCGTCAGGGATGCTCGGCGACGTGGCTCGTGAGCGCATGAAGGCTATTGAAGGCAGCCAGGATGGATTCGATCTAGCTGAGCGCGATCTCCAACTCCGTGGCCCCGGTAGCGTCTTCGGCACAAACCAGTCAGGCTTCGACCAGTTCAAGCTCGGCACCATGAACGACATTGACCTCATGAGCTTTGCTAAGGACTTCTCTAAAGAGCTACTCGACGAAAGCCCAGACCTGACGAACTATCCCAAACTCCGCGAGCGTCTCTACGAGTACGTGGACGAGGTGCATTTTGAGTAG